The following proteins come from a genomic window of Phnomibacter ginsenosidimutans:
- a CDS encoding C1 family peptidase → MPIRMVDDPQDPNEFNDNSGGGRSGGRGGGGGGGLLNLLPLLLMLFRKPGGLLILVLLGGAYFLMNQQGCGGSFLQQAASAFSTGGMLSKQEFAKAPVYEGLSDDDVRNPLPEYVSLAKFAPDRQNQGRQGSCVAWSSAYAAQTILMSASTGINPNQLAFSPSYMYNQIGLDGCQGSYIIRAMELMQRKGGVPFNNFPYDETDCSRNPPTSLDALAAANKIHGFNRLTGSDAPEGISIRAIKEHLASGAPVVIGMMVGGSFMEGMMGQKVWQPSQSDYNQMGFGGHAMSVIGYDDKLAGGAFQIMNSWGPEWGENGIGWVRYADFKEFVREAYGMDPLPQQGAALQQAFDCEIGLVQVNEQAKPAGYIPLRNAGSNVFTSNTIAKGSRFKVEVKNSTECYVYVFGQEVDGSSYTLFPYPTKEDVTKTAYTAYCGITGYRLFPKNKSMMPDSIGTKDYIAVVVSKEELPWYELNQKISTPRSNYASNVSNALRSYGSASLQVSSTGNGNLRFTADAGVKGVAYAVIEINKQ, encoded by the coding sequence ATGCCCATACGAATGGTAGATGATCCGCAGGATCCCAACGAATTCAACGACAACAGTGGTGGTGGACGCTCCGGTGGCCGTGGCGGAGGAGGTGGTGGCGGTTTGCTCAACCTGTTGCCACTGCTGCTCATGTTGTTTCGCAAGCCCGGTGGCCTGCTCATTTTGGTGTTGCTCGGCGGAGCCTATTTTCTGATGAACCAGCAGGGTTGTGGCGGCAGTTTTTTACAACAGGCCGCCAGCGCTTTTAGTACGGGCGGCATGCTCAGCAAGCAGGAGTTTGCCAAGGCTCCGGTGTACGAAGGCCTCAGCGATGATGATGTACGCAACCCGCTGCCAGAGTATGTATCGCTGGCCAAGTTTGCCCCCGACAGGCAAAACCAGGGCCGGCAGGGTAGCTGTGTGGCATGGAGCAGTGCCTATGCGGCACAAACCATTCTCATGAGTGCCAGTACGGGCATCAATCCCAATCAGTTAGCTTTTAGTCCGTCGTACATGTACAACCAAATTGGCCTCGATGGTTGCCAGGGTTCGTACATCATTCGTGCCATGGAGCTGATGCAGCGCAAGGGTGGGGTGCCGTTCAATAATTTCCCTTACGATGAAACCGATTGTAGCCGCAATCCGCCCACGTCGCTGGATGCATTGGCGGCTGCCAATAAAATTCATGGCTTCAACCGCCTCACGGGTTCCGATGCGCCGGAAGGCATCAGCATTCGGGCCATTAAAGAGCACCTGGCTTCGGGGGCACCGGTGGTGATTGGCATGATGGTGGGCGGTAGTTTTATGGAAGGCATGATGGGCCAGAAAGTATGGCAGCCCTCACAAAGCGATTACAACCAAATGGGTTTTGGTGGCCATGCCATGAGTGTGATTGGCTACGATGATAAACTGGCTGGCGGTGCTTTTCAAATCATGAACAGCTGGGGGCCGGAGTGGGGCGAAAATGGCATTGGCTGGGTACGCTATGCCGACTTCAAAGAGTTTGTGCGGGAAGCCTACGGTATGGATCCGTTGCCACAGCAGGGCGCCGCTTTGCAGCAGGCTTTCGATTGCGAAATAGGATTGGTACAGGTAAACGAGCAAGCGAAACCTGCAGGCTATATTCCGTTGCGCAATGCAGGCAGCAATGTGTTTACCAGCAATACCATTGCCAAAGGTTCCCGGTTTAAAGTGGAAGTAAAAAACAGTACCGAATGTTATGTGTACGTGTTTGGTCAGGAAGTAGATGGCAGCAGTTATACCTTGTTTCCGTATCCCACAAAAGAAGATGTTACTAAAACAGCTTACACAGCCTATTGCGGCATTACCGGTTATCGCTTGTTTCCCAAAAACAAGAGTATGATGCCCGATAGCATTGGTACCAAAGATTACATCGCTGTTGTGGTGAGTAAAGAAGAATTGCCTTGGTACGAATTGAATCAGAAAATTTCTACACCCCGCAGCAACTATGCCAGCAATGTTAGTAACGCACTACGGAGTTATGGCAGCGCTTCGTTGCAGGTAAGCAGCACCGGCAATGGCAACCTGCGCTTCACCGCCGATGCTGGTGTCAAAGGCGTGGCATATGCTGTGATAGAAATCAATAAGCAATAA
- a CDS encoding DUF4442 domain-containing protein produces the protein MSFHQFQQTANHRFKFGLFMLYKLPSAYFCGVRLRSITEKSAVVSVPFKWLSQNPFRSIYFACQAMAAEMSTGVLALGHIHGRKPAVSMLVTSIKAEFVKKATERIYFTCDDGEAMQQCIEAALASGEGKTFTATSTGRTKDGEIVSRFWVEWSFKGKS, from the coding sequence ATGTCCTTCCATCAATTTCAACAAACCGCCAATCATCGCTTCAAGTTCGGCTTGTTTATGTTGTATAAACTGCCGAGTGCTTATTTCTGTGGGGTGCGGTTGCGCAGCATCACCGAAAAATCGGCAGTAGTGAGTGTGCCCTTCAAATGGCTGTCGCAAAATCCGTTTCGCAGCATCTATTTTGCCTGCCAGGCCATGGCGGCCGAAATGAGCACCGGTGTGCTGGCACTCGGCCACATACACGGCCGCAAGCCTGCCGTGAGTATGCTGGTTACGTCTATCAAAGCAGAGTTTGTGAAGAAGGCTACTGAGCGGATTTATTTTACCTGCGACGATGGCGAAGCCATGCAGCAATGTATAGAAGCTGCGCTGGCTTCGGGTGAAGGCAAAACATTTACCGCTACCAGTACCGGCCGCACCAAAGACGGTGAAATAGTGAGCCGCTTTTGGGTAGAGTGGAGTTTTAAGGGGAAAAGTTGA
- a CDS encoding type I glyceraldehyde-3-phosphate dehydrogenase: MVREIKIYAQKNPADIPWGSHDVDVVLECTGFFTDKAKAEAHLTAGAKRVVISAPATGDPKTIVFNVNHNALDGSETIISCASCTTNCLAPMAKVLEDTFGIVNGLMTTVHAYTNDQNTQDAPHAKGDLRRARAAAQNIVPNSTGAAKAIGLVLPSLKGKLDGSAQRVPTLTGSLTELTVVLGKKTTVEEINAAMKAAANESFGYTEDEIVSSDIIGISYGSLFDGTQTRVQTVGDTQLVRTVSWYDNEMSYVSQLVRTVHYFAQLISK; the protein is encoded by the coding sequence ATGGTGAGGGAGATCAAAATTTACGCACAAAAGAATCCTGCCGATATCCCTTGGGGTAGCCACGATGTAGACGTGGTACTGGAATGTACCGGTTTCTTCACAGATAAGGCCAAGGCCGAAGCTCACCTGACTGCAGGTGCCAAGCGTGTGGTTATCTCCGCTCCTGCCACCGGCGATCCGAAGACCATCGTGTTCAACGTAAACCACAATGCCCTGGACGGTAGCGAAACCATCATCAGCTGCGCCAGCTGCACTACTAACTGCCTGGCTCCTATGGCCAAGGTGTTGGAAGATACTTTCGGCATTGTAAACGGTTTAATGACCACCGTACACGCTTATACCAACGACCAGAATACTCAGGATGCACCCCACGCTAAAGGCGACCTGCGCCGTGCCCGTGCTGCTGCTCAAAACATTGTGCCCAATAGCACTGGTGCTGCCAAGGCCATTGGTCTGGTTCTGCCCAGCCTGAAAGGCAAACTCGACGGTAGCGCCCAGCGTGTACCTACCCTCACCGGTTCTCTCACTGAGCTGACTGTTGTGTTGGGTAAAAAGACAACCGTAGAAGAAATCAACGCCGCTATGAAAGCCGCCGCCAACGAAAGCTTTGGTTATACTGAAGACGAAATCGTAAGCAGCGACATCATCGGTATCAGCTACGGTAGCCTGTTCGACGGTACTCAAACCCGTGTACAAACCGTAGGCGATACACAGCTGGTACGTACTGTAAGCTGGTACGACAATGAAATGAGCTACGTGAGCCAACTGGTTCGCACTGTTCATTATTTTGCTCAACTCATCAGCAAGTAA
- a CDS encoding glyceraldehyde 3-phosphate dehydrogenase NAD-binding domain-containing protein: protein MSTVKVAINGFGRIGRLVFRQIYNMEGIDVVAINDLTSPKTLAHLLKYDSAQGRFEQTVTAGEDNITVNGEGDQNLRTKESCRYPLG, encoded by the coding sequence ATGAGCACAGTAAAAGTAGCCATCAACGGTTTTGGCAGAATCGGCCGCCTGGTTTTCCGCCAGATTTACAATATGGAAGGTATCGATGTAGTTGCTATCAACGATTTAACCAGCCCCAAAACCCTGGCTCACCTGCTGAAGTACGACAGTGCACAGGGCCGTTTTGAACAAACGGTGACAGCAGGCGAAGACAACATCACCGTGAATGGTGAGGGAGATCAAAATTTACGCACAAAAGAATCCTGCCGATATCCCTTGGGGTAG
- a CDS encoding ThuA domain-containing protein, producing the protein MQLFRFLFAAFLFVAVSAPAQSLKGKRLLVFSKTAGFRHASISQGKQLFLQIAASERCKVDTTEDAGFFTPEKLEPYDVVVFLSTTGDVLNAAQQSAFQEYIRSGKSFLGIHAATDTEYDWPWFNQLVGGYFKDHPKPQTASFINLDSNHPATKFWPAVFSRFEEIYNIKSLQKDRLHFVLAVDETSYTGGNMDGFHPMAWCHTFEGGRAFYTALGHHPETYSDADFRQHILGALQWLLQS; encoded by the coding sequence ATGCAACTTTTCCGATTCCTATTTGCAGCCTTTCTCTTTGTGGCAGTCTCTGCACCGGCACAATCACTCAAGGGCAAACGCTTGCTTGTCTTTTCCAAAACGGCAGGATTTCGGCATGCGTCTATTTCGCAGGGCAAACAACTGTTTTTGCAAATAGCTGCCAGCGAAAGATGCAAAGTAGATACCACCGAAGATGCCGGCTTTTTTACCCCTGAAAAATTGGAGCCATACGATGTGGTGGTTTTTTTGAGTACCACCGGCGATGTGCTCAATGCCGCACAGCAATCGGCTTTTCAGGAGTACATCCGCAGTGGTAAAAGCTTTTTGGGCATCCATGCCGCCACTGATACCGAATACGATTGGCCATGGTTCAATCAGTTGGTGGGCGGCTATTTCAAAGACCATCCCAAGCCGCAAACGGCATCGTTCATCAACCTCGACAGCAACCATCCCGCCACCAAATTCTGGCCGGCTGTGTTTTCGAGATTCGAAGAAATTTACAACATCAAATCATTGCAAAAAGACCGGTTGCATTTTGTGCTGGCTGTTGATGAGACCTCCTACACAGGTGGCAATATGGATGGCTTTCATCCGATGGCCTGGTGCCATACATTCGAAGGGGGGCGGGCCTTTTACACAGCATTGGGTCATCATCCCGAAACCTACAGCGACGCTGATTTTCGCCAGCATATTTTAGGCGCATTACAATGGTTGCTGCAATCGTAA
- the fbaA gene encoding class II fructose-bisphosphate aldolase: protein MSISAQFRPGVLWGDEVQQLFAYAKEKGFAMPAVNVTGTNTVNAVLETAREVKSPVIIQLSHSGSQFFIGKGIKNTNEAASIAGGIAGAYYVHQAAKAYGVPVILHTDHCAKKILPWVEGLLAEGEAYFAKTGTPLFSSHMLDLSEEPIEENIAISSKFLERMSKMGMTLEIELGVTGGEEDGVDNTHVEKSRLYTQPEEVSYAYEELKKISHRFTVAASFGNVHGVYKPGNVKLEPKILRDSQAYIQQKFGTDHNPVDFVFHGGSGSTTEEIREAIGYGVIKMNIDTDVQWAFWDGIRAYEADKHGYLQSQIGNPEGDDSPNKKYYDPRVWLRKGEESMIARLKHSFSDLNAINSLGE, encoded by the coding sequence ATGTCTATTTCTGCTCAGTTCCGTCCTGGTGTTCTCTGGGGCGATGAAGTACAACAACTTTTTGCCTACGCTAAAGAAAAGGGCTTTGCCATGCCAGCGGTAAACGTAACCGGTACCAATACCGTGAACGCCGTGCTGGAAACTGCCCGTGAAGTAAAGTCACCTGTTATCATTCAATTGTCGCATAGTGGGTCTCAATTTTTTATTGGCAAAGGCATCAAGAATACCAATGAAGCTGCATCCATTGCAGGCGGTATTGCCGGTGCATACTATGTGCATCAGGCCGCCAAAGCTTACGGTGTTCCCGTGATTTTGCATACTGACCACTGCGCCAAAAAAATTCTCCCTTGGGTAGAAGGTTTGCTGGCAGAAGGTGAAGCATATTTTGCCAAAACCGGTACGCCATTGTTCAGCTCTCACATGCTCGATTTGAGCGAAGAACCCATTGAAGAAAACATTGCCATCAGCAGCAAGTTCTTGGAGCGGATGAGCAAAATGGGCATGACCCTCGAAATTGAATTGGGTGTAACCGGTGGCGAAGAAGATGGTGTTGACAACACGCATGTAGAAAAATCAAGACTGTATACTCAGCCTGAAGAAGTGAGCTATGCGTACGAAGAGCTGAAGAAAATCAGCCATCGTTTTACAGTGGCTGCTTCGTTTGGCAACGTACACGGTGTGTACAAGCCCGGTAACGTAAAACTCGAACCAAAAATCCTGCGTGATTCTCAGGCATACATTCAGCAGAAGTTTGGCACCGACCACAATCCTGTTGATTTTGTATTCCACGGCGGTTCTGGTTCTACTACCGAAGAAATCCGCGAAGCCATTGGCTACGGCGTTATCAAAATGAACATTGATACCGACGTACAGTGGGCATTTTGGGATGGCATTCGTGCCTACGAAGCCGACAAGCATGGCTACCTGCAAAGCCAGATAGGCAACCCCGAAGGCGACGATTCTCCAAACAAGAAGTACTATGATCCACGTGTGTGGCTCCGCAAAGGCGAAGAGAGCATGATTGCCCGCTTGAAGCATTCCTTCAGCGACCTGAATGCTATCAATAGTTTGGGCGAATAA
- a CDS encoding NAD(P)-dependent malic enzyme — MNNYEESLQLHKTLRGKITVRNKMDVRTNEDLSKVYSPGVAAPCEAIAADKNKVYDYTLKGNCVAIVTDGSAVLGLGNIGPEAAMPVMEGKAMLFKKFGDIDAFPICLNTQDTEEIIRTVKYLAPTFGGINLEDIAAPHCFEIERRLQDIGIPVFHDDQDGTAIVVLAGLINAAKLVGKSLFQLKVVVNGAGAAGTAITRLLRCQGFGDDKEACVSVKDVIACDSKGIVSKDRTDLNEEKIHLLEYTNTNNVSGTLQDALKGADVFIGVSKGNLLTADDIRLMAKDAIIFALANPTPEIMPDEAFKGGAAIVGTGRSDLPNQINNVLGFPGIFRGALDARAPRITPAMKLAAAHAIADHLRNPTREQIIPATLDPAVAHHVAEAVRAAAGI; from the coding sequence ATGAACAACTACGAAGAATCGTTGCAACTGCACAAAACCCTGCGGGGAAAGATTACGGTGCGCAACAAAATGGATGTACGTACCAACGAAGATTTATCGAAAGTGTATTCGCCCGGTGTAGCTGCACCCTGCGAAGCCATCGCTGCCGATAAAAACAAAGTGTACGATTACACACTCAAAGGCAATTGTGTAGCTATTGTAACAGATGGATCGGCTGTGTTGGGTCTTGGTAACATTGGTCCTGAGGCTGCCATGCCAGTCATGGAGGGCAAGGCCATGCTGTTTAAAAAATTTGGCGACATTGATGCCTTTCCGATTTGCCTCAATACACAGGATACGGAAGAAATTATCCGTACGGTAAAATACCTGGCACCCACTTTTGGTGGGATCAATCTAGAAGATATTGCTGCGCCACATTGCTTTGAAATAGAACGTCGTTTGCAAGACATCGGCATTCCTGTTTTTCACGACGACCAGGATGGTACAGCCATTGTTGTATTGGCCGGATTAATCAATGCAGCAAAACTTGTAGGTAAATCATTGTTTCAATTGAAAGTAGTAGTGAATGGGGCAGGAGCTGCTGGTACTGCTATCACCCGTTTGTTGCGCTGTCAGGGCTTTGGCGATGATAAAGAAGCTTGTGTGTCGGTAAAAGATGTGATAGCCTGCGATAGCAAAGGTATTGTGAGCAAAGACCGCACCGATTTGAATGAAGAAAAAATCCATTTACTGGAGTACACCAATACAAACAACGTGAGTGGTACGTTGCAAGATGCGTTGAAAGGTGCCGATGTATTTATTGGTGTGAGCAAGGGCAACCTGCTTACTGCTGATGACATTCGGCTGATGGCGAAAGATGCCATCATTTTTGCACTGGCCAATCCTACACCTGAGATCATGCCCGACGAAGCATTCAAAGGTGGCGCTGCCATTGTGGGTACAGGCCGCAGCGATTTGCCCAATCAAATCAACAATGTGCTTGGTTTCCCTGGTATTTTCCGCGGTGCTTTGGATGCCCGTGCTCCTCGTATTACACCGGCCATGAAGCTGGCAGCGGCGCATGCCATTGCCGATCATTTGCGCAACCCAACCCGGGAGCAAATTATTCCGGCTACCCTCGACCCGGCCGTGGCACACCATGTAGCCGAAGCAGTACGTGCCGCAGCTGGTATTTAG
- a CDS encoding SusC/RagA family TonB-linked outer membrane protein — MKQRLHPWQWVLSTVFALFLLLTNTAIAQEAAIRGKVTDAATNAVLAGVSVKLLSNGTVVTTSNEGEFMVNAKKGDRLEISYVGYATETVQVGTVTYLEIDLSANASQLGEVVVTALGIRKEKKKLGYAIQDVKGEDLTVARETNVVNQLAGKVAGVTVVGSASGVGGSSRVTIRGERSVDLNKNQPLYVIDGVPVSNAITGANGRGNMEVDFGNGAGFINPDDIESMSVLKGPAASALYGSRAANGVILIKTKSGKKSKGIGVEINTNATFEKALKLPEYQKVYGQGNGNGGDFAFVNGGGAGLTDGTDEGWGPAFRGQLYPQFNSPRTLNGQPIDFFGGDLNAPSGSVITPTLWEPDIDNLKNFLETGKTFTNNVALVGGNKNGDFRLSYTNLDQKGMVPNTDLKRNTVSFSGGYNFNDKFSAKAFVSYIKSESGNRPSISYGTESLMYLFNCWLPASVKVSDMKRLWMKGAEGLRQYSWNYNYHDNPYLTVYENTNGQYYDRIIGNASLKYDFTKWLNLQVRAATDWSNERREYRRGFSTQRFPFGQYREVNIINEERNADFLLNFNKELGTDFVVTANAGGNQMRQSSRFNETVAGQLNIPGIYNLTNSRIALETAQRNVAKRINSFYGSAGVAYQNKIFLDFTGRNDWSSALTLPEDLKSFGNEDNSYFYSSVALSAIVSDMVKLPKVISFAKVRGSFAQVGNDTDPFTFTQSFNPSTPYGSAQVYGETDRLTNLNLKPEISSAWEMGADVRFLNNRIGVDVTYYTSMTKNQILNIPLSLTSGYNSRSINAGKIKNWGWEAMLNFQTIKNKNFTWTTDINFSANRSEVIELRDGLTNFVMASRSVSVEARVGERMGDLYGIGFARVQNTDKNAPYYDASGLYVGQMVFDANGRPVRTTNRIKLGNYNPDWLMGISNSFNYKGVRLSFLFDIRSGGEIYSHTQTVGREGGIIMETLEGRADGYDLSKPGNGVVGQGVVFVNGVPSPNTKKVSAREWHTAWTGGRGIAEGVMYDASFVKLRELQIGYNIPDRVWGKLPFRGVAVSLVGRNLFVWDNVPHVDPENMSYTGGTALPGIEYMAIPSARSYGFNLSLKL, encoded by the coding sequence ATGAAGCAGCGACTACACCCTTGGCAGTGGGTTTTATCCACTGTATTTGCCCTCTTTTTATTATTGACCAATACCGCTATTGCGCAGGAGGCAGCCATTCGTGGTAAAGTAACGGATGCCGCCACCAATGCAGTATTGGCAGGCGTTTCAGTAAAATTATTATCCAATGGAACAGTGGTAACCACTTCTAATGAAGGCGAGTTTATGGTGAATGCCAAGAAAGGCGATCGCCTGGAGATTAGCTATGTTGGTTATGCCACCGAAACGGTTCAAGTAGGTACCGTTACTTATCTCGAAATAGATCTCAGTGCCAATGCTTCGCAATTGGGCGAAGTAGTAGTAACGGCATTGGGCATTCGCAAAGAGAAAAAGAAACTGGGCTACGCCATACAGGATGTGAAAGGTGAAGACCTGACTGTAGCCCGTGAAACCAACGTTGTAAACCAACTGGCTGGTAAAGTGGCTGGTGTTACTGTGGTGGGTAGTGCATCGGGTGTGGGTGGTTCTTCACGTGTTACCATTCGTGGAGAACGTTCCGTTGACCTAAATAAAAACCAACCGCTGTATGTAATAGATGGTGTGCCTGTGAGCAACGCAATTACCGGTGCCAACGGCCGTGGCAATATGGAAGTGGATTTTGGTAACGGCGCCGGATTTATCAACCCCGATGATATTGAAAGCATGAGTGTACTCAAAGGACCTGCTGCTTCTGCATTGTATGGTTCACGTGCTGCCAATGGGGTGATTTTGATTAAAACAAAATCAGGTAAAAAATCAAAAGGCATTGGCGTAGAAATCAATACCAACGCCACTTTCGAAAAGGCATTGAAATTGCCGGAGTATCAAAAAGTATACGGCCAGGGCAATGGCAACGGTGGCGATTTTGCTTTTGTAAACGGTGGTGGTGCAGGCCTTACCGATGGAACGGATGAAGGTTGGGGCCCCGCTTTTCGTGGTCAGTTGTATCCGCAGTTCAACTCACCCCGTACCTTGAATGGTCAGCCCATTGATTTTTTTGGTGGTGATTTGAATGCACCTTCAGGTAGTGTGATTACACCAACACTGTGGGAGCCCGATATCGACAACCTGAAAAACTTTTTGGAGACAGGTAAAACTTTCACCAACAACGTGGCCTTGGTAGGGGGTAATAAAAACGGCGACTTCCGGTTGAGCTATACCAACCTCGATCAAAAAGGCATGGTGCCCAACACCGATTTGAAGCGGAATACTGTTTCATTCTCCGGTGGTTACAACTTCAACGATAAGTTTTCTGCCAAAGCCTTTGTGAGCTACATCAAAAGCGAAAGTGGCAACCGCCCGTCCATTAGCTATGGTACCGAAAGTTTGATGTATCTCTTCAACTGCTGGCTGCCTGCATCGGTAAAAGTGTCTGATATGAAACGCTTGTGGATGAAGGGTGCAGAAGGCTTACGTCAGTACAGCTGGAACTACAACTACCACGACAACCCGTACCTCACCGTGTATGAAAATACCAATGGTCAATATTATGATCGCATTATTGGTAATGCATCATTGAAATATGATTTTACAAAGTGGTTGAACCTGCAGGTTCGTGCTGCTACCGATTGGAGCAACGAACGTCGGGAATACCGCCGCGGCTTTAGCACACAGCGTTTTCCTTTTGGTCAGTACCGTGAGGTAAACATCATCAACGAAGAACGCAATGCCGATTTCTTGTTGAACTTCAACAAAGAACTGGGAACTGATTTTGTAGTAACCGCCAACGCTGGTGGCAACCAAATGCGCCAGAGCAGCCGCTTCAACGAAACCGTTGCAGGCCAGCTCAACATACCCGGTATTTACAATCTTACCAACAGCCGTATTGCATTAGAAACTGCACAACGTAATGTAGCCAAGCGTATCAACAGTTTTTACGGTTCAGCCGGTGTGGCATATCAAAACAAAATCTTCCTCGACTTTACTGGTCGCAACGACTGGAGTAGTGCCCTCACTTTGCCCGAAGATTTGAAATCGTTTGGCAACGAAGACAATTCTTATTTCTATTCATCAGTAGCCCTTAGTGCCATCGTTAGTGATATGGTGAAGCTGCCCAAAGTCATCAGCTTTGCAAAAGTTCGTGGCAGCTTTGCACAAGTGGGTAACGATACCGATCCTTTTACGTTCACACAATCATTTAACCCCAGCACACCATACGGTTCAGCACAAGTATATGGCGAAACCGACCGCCTCACCAACCTGAACCTGAAGCCTGAAATCAGCTCTGCCTGGGAGATGGGTGCTGATGTTCGTTTCCTCAACAACCGCATTGGTGTAGATGTAACGTACTATACCAGTATGACGAAGAATCAGATTCTGAATATTCCTTTGTCGCTGACTAGTGGTTACAACAGCCGCAGCATCAACGCCGGTAAAATCAAGAACTGGGGTTGGGAAGCGATGTTGAATTTCCAGACCATCAAGAACAAAAACTTTACTTGGACTACTGATATCAATTTCAGCGCCAACAGAAGCGAAGTCATTGAACTGCGTGATGGCCTCACCAACTTTGTAATGGCCAGCCGTAGTGTAAGCGTGGAAGCCCGTGTAGGCGAACGCATGGGGGATTTGTACGGCATTGGTTTTGCCCGTGTACAAAACACGGATAAGAATGCACCATACTACGATGCGAGTGGTCTGTATGTTGGTCAAATGGTGTTTGATGCCAACGGCCGTCCTGTAAGAACCACCAACCGTATTAAGCTTGGCAACTACAATCCTGATTGGTTGATGGGCATCAGCAATAGTTTTAATTACAAAGGTGTACGCCTCAGCTTCCTCTTCGACATCCGCAGTGGTGGCGAAATCTATAGCCACACACAAACCGTAGGTCGTGAAGGCGGTATCATCATGGAAACACTCGAAGGTCGTGCTGATGGTTATGATTTGAGCAAGCCCGGTAACGGTGTAGTTGGTCAGGGTGTAGTATTTGTAAATGGAGTGCCTAGTCCCAATACCAAAAAAGTAAGTGCCCGTGAATGGCACACTGCCTGGACTGGCGGTCGTGGTATTGCTGAAGGTGTGATGTACGACGCCTCATTCGTAAAGCTCCGTGAGCTACAAATTGGTTACAACATTCCCGATAGAGTGTGGGGCAAGTTGCCATTCCGTGGTGTTGCCGTTTCACTGGTAGGCCGCAACCTGTTTGTGTGGGACAATGTACCTCACGTAGATCCTGAAAACATGAGCTATACTGGTGGTACTGCATTGCCTGGTATAGAATACATGGCCATTCCTTCGGCCCGAAGCTATGGTTTCAACCTGAGCCTGAAACTTTAA
- a CDS encoding SusD/RagB family nutrient-binding outer membrane lipoprotein, which yields MKLVQMMTAVALVAATLTGCDKDFRSINTDTNVPTQVTPDLLLSGVIRNMMNQQVSDAWGIGNIVVQYHAKIQFVNEDRYLWNEQNGVWNSVYGNYRNLQNILTQVSGDNKNAYHGVALILKSWMFSLIADAYGDAPYSEAGKAKIEGLYQPKYDKQEDIYTGILADLKKANEILAASTNTISGDLLYGGGACCQFKMAQTRQLTAVAFADAVVEKEKRECRYAGHSQRCQHVSCIYEQCR from the coding sequence ATGAAACTTGTACAAATGATGACTGCAGTAGCCTTGGTAGCGGCCACGCTTACCGGTTGCGATAAAGATTTCCGCAGCATCAACACCGATACCAACGTGCCTACACAAGTAACGCCCGATTTATTGTTGAGTGGCGTTATCCGCAACATGATGAACCAGCAGGTAAGCGATGCATGGGGCATTGGCAACATTGTGGTGCAATACCATGCTAAAATTCAGTTTGTAAACGAAGACCGCTATCTCTGGAACGAACAAAACGGTGTATGGAACAGTGTGTATGGTAATTACCGCAACCTGCAAAACATTTTGACACAAGTAAGTGGCGATAATAAAAATGCCTACCACGGTGTTGCACTGATTTTGAAATCGTGGATGTTCAGCCTGATAGCCGACGCCTATGGCGATGCTCCTTACAGCGAAGCCGGCAAAGCGAAAATTGAAGGTTTATATCAACCAAAGTATGATAAGCAGGAAGACATTTACACCGGTATTTTGGCCGACCTGAAAAAGGCCAACGAAATACTGGCTGCCAGCACCAATACCATCTCTGGCGATTTGCTGTATGGTGGTGGCGCTTGCTGCCAATTTAAAATGGCGCAAACTCGCCAACTCACTGCGGTTGCGTTTGCTGATGCGGTTGTCGAAAAAGAAAAACGTGAATGCAGATATGCAGGCCATTCTCAACGATGCCAACACGTATCCTGTATTTATGAGCAATGCCGATAA